A window of Chrysoperla carnea chromosome 3, inChrCarn1.1, whole genome shotgun sequence genomic DNA:
TTTCCATACCATTTGTGTAAAATGTCCAGTTCGCATATTTTTTGGCTCAGATGTAAATATATAATCTTTTACTTCTGAGTACCAAAATTTACATACATCGCTTGGCGTAACAATTGCATTTTCATTTGGAACCCATGAATAGAACAAACTTTCACCGTATTCTATGTCGGGGCGATGATAAAAGCGATCATCTGTTGCTAATTTATTTGCCCAATCTTGTGCTAATGTTGTTagctataaaaaaagaatcaaatatATTGTACAGTTATAACTCCGTTCTTAAAGACCCTCATTCGTCGATATTTGTAGCGTCTACATTCTAcattactataaaaaatttaaattaccttaatcgtttaaattattttaaaattttagaatttaccAAAATGTTGAGTTCTAAATGCCagaatttgttttatacatCAGCTCtaaattattaactatttttcgAAGTCGACAATTTTGTAAGATAAAGTTAATACCAATAGAGACAAATGTTTTAAcaagagaaattttcaaaattcaaaaaaatcctaACAAATTTTTCCGATAAGGCAccttaaacttgcacttgaaacatatctaagagcactttccattaaattatctttttcctaagaaccttctccaaactgaaccgattttgaggatcatcaccTATTCtctagttgttccgggtacagaaccctaaattcacgcttgaaacatatctcaattaaattacctttcaaagcgaacaaaaaaaatcaaaataggatCATTCGTGTAGGCGATACGGTGCCACAGGAATACAGACACACACGCACATAGCGGTTGAACTTATAGTACCCCTCTTtttgattcgggggttaaaaatacgaGGAATTCAACAATTACGCAAATATTGTTATAGGATATGAGCCACAACTTACTTTTTCACTGTACTTCAATGCAGGAACGTgatgtttttttcgatattgATTATGAATACGTACTCCTTCTTCTGAAAACTCTTTACTGTTATAATCTTTTATCGGTTTACTATAAGCACTCTTTATGGAAAAGTGAGAAAGACTGATACTTTTCATAGAAGGCTGTTGTGATTCaagtatttttccaaaaacaggAGATAAAACATTCTCTGTAAATTCACCAACAATATTTCCTGGTGGAAGATAATTTGCTACTACGAATATATATTGATTATGACTTTTTGCTACAGCTACACCTAATTCCCGACTACCTTTCCATACCACTTGTGTAAAATGCCCACAACTGTGTATACATCTCGGTTCACGCCCAAATGTGTAAGTTTTAACTTCACTATACCATTGGTCAACTGGTTCTTTACCATTCATGTTACCATTTTTTGGGGTGCGAGTACAATAGACATTTTCCCCATACTCCGGATTTTGTCGATGTTTTATTACACCCTTAACAGCCAATTCGTGTGCCCACTCTTTACTGTATTTGCAAAGTTTAGGCGTTAATTTTAATGGTTCAGCTCCATGCAGTTTTCTATATTCGTTGTGAGCTTTTAAACATTCAGTTTCAAAACGTCCATAATCTTCACCATCTCCTTGAGACGGCGTGGTAGATTTTTCTGATGATTTAAATGTAGCATGGGCTACATTATTATCTGATAGTTTGCTGATAGGATCGCCACCAGGGGGTAGAACGTTATCATTAAAATGACCAAAAACATTACCAGGTGGATAATATTTTGCTATAACGTATACACAGCCGTTTTTATCTCGCGAATATGCAACACCCATTTCTTTAGTGTTTTTCCAAACTATTTGTGTAAAATAGGATGAACGTAAATTAAGTGGTTCAATTCCGTATTGATAGTCTCTTTGCTCTTCGTACCAACTGTCAACTGGCTCATGTCCTGAAGGTTCATAATCAGGGCCGGACATCCAGctacaatataaattttctccattttttctacttttactTTGCTCTAATGTACCTTTTGCAGCAGTTTTATCTGCCCATTTTTGACTAGCttcacataattttttacttaatattaatGGAGGTACTCTATGTTTCATCCGGTATTTATTGTGCGCTTCCAAACATTCTTGAGCAAATTTTTCGGGAGTCTTTGCTTGAGAAATTTTAGTAAACGGTATGTCCTTTTGACAATAAGTTTTCGGTATTTCTTTTTGGTGTTCTATATTCGGTATTTCGTTTCCTTCATTAGCTTCTCGTTCTATTCTGGAACGTAGTTGTtgctataaaacaaaaaatattaaacatttctttgaaattttttaaaacgtgtACTACCTATCCGCCGTAATATTTGCCTAAAGACAAGATATCGGAAGCTCGAAAACAAAacctttcataaaaataattatgcatacaattttttttaattcatctcATCGTGTAAGGTAATTTTAGATTaagtctttaaaaatatacttaatgtCTTCCAGTAATTTTAAAAACGCCTGCGTTCTGcgtcttttcaaaattataactcAGATATGAagtcatcatgctcatttgaaaacgcagccttttcaaaataaaaatcgtaGAGGAAATTTTAGTAGGCTCGTCAAAAGCAAGCCACTCACGAAGCTTCAAGTATatgtttatcattttaaaaaaatccgtGGGGTAACACGGTCTATATAGAGTTCTACATATAAAACCACATATTTGAAGCATCCAGCATTTTATGCGCCAACCAGGGAACCTCCATTTTTCACGAAGAGAAATCCATTaggagaaaattaatttttttgtaaatttggtaACATCACTTTATTGAATTCAATTTCAAAGTCAGTCTTCTTTATtacaaacctttttttatacaattaaatggtaacaaataattataaatataaagagtAAACAAATGATAATATCACAGTCTTATAAAACATAAGACAATGATAAGAATacctaaaattaaatacaattccTCTATGAATGTTTTGGAATAACaaatgtattataattaataaaataaaaaaatatataaataaacaaaataaaataataaatacataatattaattactaaattaacatttaattaatagtttatacCCATTGTGTCAAAAAGACTTCTaattaaatttgagaaaatcaGGACAACAACTATTAacacataattttttgtgcttgaaaaatatcaaagctttttatacaaatttcctAGGCTAATACCATTttcgactattttttttttagttaattctttatcaaataggttagcttaggttaggttagagtggctagGTCCTTaggtcctggggtgggacacacttagaccatagggtccgttgtgataccgtaaatgggttggcccatccccggccactactccatgaaccatttggagctgttcaACTTATACGTTTAAtcgttttaattcaaaaataattacgccaatttatcaaatatttttggagttaacgattattactaattttttggATCGTTTTTAATGCTGAAAAATATGATGGGTATACATATGGGCTATCTAAATCCCTCTTGAGGTAATTTCAATAaagaattaacattttttttattttacaataacacttgcccttaataattattacatggCATTATCATAAAATAGCATTATCTTTATTACATtggacgttttttttttattaaataataaacgctaaataattttatttagcaaaATACATAGTGAACTTGATATTAGgacgattttttaaaaatttcttaaattattatttgtgacGTTGAAATAGGCCTTGCTTATGATTATCATAGATTATATGCTTCTTTACTGaagcttttttttgttttgatatgggatacataaatattttaatatcagtcattgaagctaaaaataataccGCAAGTGCAAGAAAtgttttgcattatttttttaaacatggaaTGATTTAGTGTTAGTTCTAACATATTCTTTGGCActaattataatgattttttttaaactttgaggcgcgcaaattttgcaaattactctaattttttctttacaagATTGTCtgtagataaattttaattacattttttagaatttaataattttatttagaatgttAAATAAGGTATCAAGATTCATAAGAAATTGTTCCGCATTTTTATAGTGGAGTATTAGAACAGATAATCGTGAAATTAACCGAACAAAAAATACTACGTCACCTACTACGTTATGCCTGATAACGGAAGAGACTAACCATACTTAACTTAAGCTTATGAACTTGGTTATTAAGTCTTAAGATTTTAGTCGTTGCTACTATTACTAGCAACTACTAAATCTtttgaatagtttaaaaattacagagtaaattctttaaatcgtcatttacttaattgttttaaaaatgcgTTTTTCAACTAAACTTAGTGTACATGATTGGTTAATTTCACGGGCACACTTTCATTATCGAAAAATCTATTGTtgaaaaggaaaataaataagCGTGATTCTATACATAAATGTTTTGGATGATTTTGTTTAGATTGTTTTTTTCAAGGGAAAAACTATGCTTATCCCCATACAAATCAAAGAAAActcaaagataaaaatttggaccaaatttgtagttttattcaattcatattcttttttattattcaaaaataattttatataataattgactCTCGATTTTTACTAATAGTCCTGTCATaacatttaaaatcaaaatggatgttcttttataaaaataatacgtaATTCGAGTAAAACAAAtatccttaaaataaaataaaattctttggaATCAATCACTTTTAGAGCCTAATTGAACATAGAAAATTTGTtagcaaaaaacaaattattaactcTCAATTTCGACATCTCAATTAGGgcaatcaatatttttgtttatactttgctttttagttatttttttgtgtttattaacGTGGTCTAGGTACATTGGCACTAAATTGTCCAACAATATTACCACGTGGATTATAATTGGCAactacataaatttttccattacgTCCCCTTGCCATTGCCATGCCCATTTCTGTGCTGCCTTTCCATATCATTTGTGTAAAATGACCAGCTTTCATTGCTCTTGGCTCGGACGCAAACGAATAATCTTTTATCTCGTCGTACCAACTTTTGCATACGTCTTTTGGAGAAACTTTTGCGTTTGGATCTGAAGaccataaatagaaaatattttcaccatATTTTGAATCTGGACGATGATAAAAACGATCTTCGGCTGCTAATTTTTCTGCCCATTCTTTTGCATATTTTGTtagctacaaaaaaattaaaaattattaaattcatatgTATTAGCTAGATTCGACTAACAGGTAGATATTTAAGGAATCGACAAAAATAAGGTTTTGTAGACCgttaaatctttttttctttattttgagaTTCGAGTTTTTGTCATATTATATTTGCGGGAGATTATGATTTACGTACCGCcggattttaaaaattgcagtttactttcattgtgcatCAATAGTGATTATTTTAGCTTATCTGTGTTTTTTTAGCTTATCCAAGCCATTATATTTACGGTTACATTCTTATATTATTCATGATGTTGGCAGAGATGAAACTATTGCAAAGGATATGGATTGGAAAATTACTTGGTCGCAGTCGACTTTTTTATAGGACCTATCTTAACATTCGTGAGAGGAAACTGTAGAAACCCTTTACTAGCATAGGCGGCTACTTTGCCGCTCTTATCCATGCAAgattaataaattctataattGATAATGGCTGCCGAGATTCGAAACGGAAAAATTTGGCCTTTATTCGCTGTTTAGTACCTTTTTATACAAAGTTACGGGGAAGATTCATTGGTCGGCTAGTCAGTGCAACGATGCCCTTGGAGTTAATTTTAGACGACTACAATTATTTAAGACAATGAAATAAGGTAACTTACATTTTCGTTATATTTCAATTCAGGGACTTTATGTTTTCTTCGATATTCATTATGAACACGCACAGATTCTTTTGAAAACTCAGAATCACTATAATCTTTTGACTCAACATCATCTTTTCTTACTTCAGTTTTTTTTGAACCACTCGCATGTGCACTACTTTGTGTTTCATTATTTGGCCCCCCATTTTTTTTGCGTAGTATTTGTCCCATCGTAAAATTACTTAGCTTCAGCCTTAGAAACAAGGTGTATATCCTTTTCCCACGGCTTTAGCAAATTTTGTCTCACAAAAtaagatatgttaaaaatttggtaatatgcacaaaaataaaaacaatgtgaAGGATTTCCATGGAAACTACccataaaatatgttaaacgCATCTATTAGGAtcttaatgatttattttgagAGATCATGCACATCAAAGCTTTGAGACATACCCTGTGCTAAGAAGTATATATATTTGGCATTATTAAATCAAGGTTCGGCTGCGAACGGAGCGTATGAGAGTATCTTGTTAGCAAAAGCATAAACGTATGCATAAGCTGCATGACAACCAATTCTTTATCATTAAATATCCAATCATTAGCGATacctttgaaatttatttgagaAGTTTGTTTCATTgtcaaaaatttgatcatttaaatttattgcaataatTGTTGGATAGATTGCTCTAAAAATAAGgttgatccaaaaaaaaaaggagagTTCGAATCTAGCCACATAAGTCCTCATTTATTAATCAGGAAAGCATAAACTAcatcatattcaaatttttgccAATCGAATGGGATTTTCCCAAAATATTTGAgaatattttcatgtttatctgtttttaagaagaaattatgctggaaaatgtatataaaatagaacTTACATCTTCATTATGTTTTAGTTCAGGAACATTATGTTTTTTTCGTAATTCATTATGATGCCGAACACCTTCTATGGAAAAGTCAGAAAGACTATAAGTTTTCATTGCCTGAGCTTTTGTTTCATGTTTACTTCCTCCACCAAGTGGTAAAACATTTTCAGCGaaactaccaacaaaatttccTGGTGGTGAATAATTTGCCACGACAAAAATTTGTCCATTACGATTTTTAGCAACAGCTACACCTAATTCACGACTATCTCTCCATACAACTTGTGTAAAATGTCCACTTTTTAAATTGTTCGGTTCACGACCAAATACATGAATTTTCACCTCACTATACCATTGATCCACTGCTTCTCGGCCATTGATACGATGATTTGAATTCGAAGACCAACTACAATAGATATTTTCACCATATTCAGAATTTTTTCGATGTTCCATCTGACCTTTAATTGATAGTGCTTTTGCCCATTCTTCGCTATATTTACacatttttcgatttaattttaaCGGTTCTACTCCGTGCATTCGTCTATATTCGTTGTGAGCATTTAAACAATCTACTTCAAAATCTCCTTCAGCTCCCGTGGAAGAGCTGGATGGAGGGCGAGGAGTTGGAGTGGATTTTGAAGATGGTGTTGTTGGTAACCCTGACATTGTATATGGTTTACTGGTATCGATTGGTGGTGGAACATTTTCAGCAAAATCGCCAATGAAATTACCGGGTGGGGAATAATTTGCTACAACATATATTCGACCATTTTTACCACGCGAATATGCAACTCCTAACTCTGTTGTTTCTTTCCAAATCACTTGCGTAAAATGTCCTGATCGTAAATCATTTGGTTCGGTTCCATATTGATGGCGTTTACTTTCTTCGTACCAACTGTCAACAGGCTCACGTCCTGTTGGTTGATAATCTGCAGCGGATGACCAactacaatatatattttcgcCATAATCTGTATTGTTACTTTGCTCTAAAGAACCTTTTGCAGCGATTTTATCAGcccatttttggctaattttacataattttttacttaatgttAATGGAGGTACACCATGTTTCGTCCGATATTCATTGTGCGCTTCTAGACATTCATTTGCAAATTCTTCAGGGCTTTTGGCTCCAGgttgttttttctataaaaaagaaaacctttacatttttgtaattaaaattactctTTCTTGAAATAATCTAATAAATGGGGGATTAAACTATTTGCCTGACTAAAATATACTCAAGGAAGAATTAAATATTGCACGCTTATGAAACTCTAGAAACATTGCTTTCGTAAAACAATATCACAGGCTTAAAATATGCACAAAAttcaaactttatattttaatatcacttATAAACATGTATTGCACTTACGCTGGACCGTAGACCCATAATTAGGTAAATAACTTAGCTTTAGCCATAGAAGACTTTAATGGACTTTTTCTATGGCTTTAGCAAATTTCGACTGACAAATAAAGTGAAGTATTGTATGTTCCAGTATTTCTAATGTTTCTATGAAAACATGTTTATGACGAATTTCACAAACATTTTTagggaaatatattttgaaaattgttggaataattttttcaggcaaaattttaaaGCGTCTACTTACCTTTAATGAGGAGACTTTTTTCGGTGTTGTCGTCTTTGAATGTGCTCCTGTACCATTTTGATGTATAAGTTCTGAAGATGAATGAAATCCTAAATCAGGCGATTTTCGAATACCTTCACGTTTTTCTAATGAAGTTACTTTACGTTCAGTTCGATTCCCATGAAATGTTTCAATTGTTTCACGTGTAATTGTTTCGAATTTAGgttcctaaaaaaaataaatcctatGAAATATCCATCGTAAAGAAGTTTAAGCACTAActtatacaaattgtatatagAGATAAAATGTTACACTATCGTTACATTGTTTTTGATTAGCAACTACCAATGCTTATGTGCAACAGCTGTTGCatataagataaaatataaattaacttatttatgttttttaataataaatgaaatttacaaatgacTTTTTTCCTTGTTGCTTTCTCTAAACTAAATCAATTTGcttaaaacatagctataaactctctccattaaattacctttcaaaaaaaaaaaaatcaaaatcggttcatccgtttaggagctacagtGCCACAGATGGGCACAAACACGCAGCCGTCAAACTTATGACACCCCTCTTTTTAGGtatgatattaaaaatcgaACTTTTGATGATTTTGAACTGTAATTTCCCGTAATCTACCCGCAAAATAcagattacaattttattataatacaatttaatgcttgactttttttcctttaaatacACGTGTGCGAAAAAGTACGTTTCTgagttaaatgaaaaatttataatataaattaggtATGAACTTTCAGGCAACCACAATTTTATTCGGTTGGCACGAGTTCAAATTCGCCT
This region includes:
- the LOC123296006 gene encoding uncharacterized protein LOC123296006, which codes for MSGPDYEPSGHEPVDSWYEEQRDYQYGIEPLNLRSSYFTQIVWKNTKEMGVAYSRDKNGCVYVIAKYYPPGNVFGHFNDNVLPPGGDPISKLSDNNVAHATFKSSEKSTTPSQGDGEDYGRFETECLKAHNEYRKLHGAEPLKLTPKLCKYSKEWAHELAVKGVIKHRQNPEYGENVYCTRTPKNGNMNGKEPVDQWYSEVKTYTFGREPRCIHSCGHFTQVVWKGSRELGVAVAKSHNQYIFVVANYLPPGNIVGEFTENVLSPVFGKILESQQPSMKSISLSHFSIKSAYSKPIKDYNSKEFSEEGVRIHNQYRKKHHVPALKYSEKLTTLAQDWANKLATDDRFYHRPDIEYGESLFYSWVPNENAIVTPSDVCKFWYSEVKDYIFTSEPKNMRTGHFTQMVWKNTQEMGMAMARGLNGKIYVVANYYPRGNVVGEFMANVSR
- the LOC123295218 gene encoding uncharacterized protein LOC123295218 isoform X5 → MCTVRSRMKFPASMLDLHRYQSTAHGHDFDGLSRVVMVRKTDQRTFASTKNGEEPKFETITRETIETFHGNRTERKVTSLEKREGIRKSPDLGFHSSSELIHQNGTGAHSKTTTPKKVSSLKKKQPGAKSPEEFANECLEAHNEYRTKHGVPPLTLSKKLCKISQKWADKIAAKGSLEQSNNTDYGENIYCSWSSAADYQPTGREPVDSWYEESKRHQYGTEPNDLRSGHFTQVIWKETTELGVAYSRGKNGRIYVVANYSPPGNFIGDFAENVPPPIDTSKPYTMSGLPTTPSSKSTPTPRPPSSSSTGAEGDFEVDCLNAHNEYRRMHGVEPLKLNRKMCKYSEEWAKALSIKGQMEHRKNSEYGENIYCSWSSNSNHRINGREAVDQWYSEVKIHVFGREPNNLKSGHFTQVVWRDSRELGVAVAKNRNGQIFVVANYSPPGNFVGSFAENVLPLGGGSKHETKAQAMKTYSLSDFSIEGVRHHNELRKKHNVPELKHNEDLTKYAKEWAEKLAAEDRFYHRPDSKYGENIFYLWSSDPNAKVSPKDVCKSWYDEIKDYSFASEPRAMKAGHFTQMIWKGSTEMGMAMARGRNGKIYVVANYNPRGNIVGQFSANVPRPR
- the LOC123295218 gene encoding uncharacterized protein LOC123295218 isoform X1; translated protein: MESIDHLEVDFESFGLDANELSRMKFPASMLDLHRYQSTAHGHDFDGLSRVVMVRKTDQRTFASTKNGEEPKFETITRETIETFHGNRTERKVTSLEKREGIRKSPDLGFHSSSELIHQNGTGAHSKTTTPKKVSSLKKKQPGAKSPEEFANECLEAHNEYRTKHGVPPLTLSKKLCKISQKWADKIAAKGSLEQSNNTDYGENIYCSWSSAADYQPTGREPVDSWYEESKRHQYGTEPNDLRSGHFTQVIWKETTELGVAYSRGKNGRIYVVANYSPPGNFIGDFAENVPPPIDTSKPYTMSGLPTTPSSKSTPTPRPPSSSSTGAEGDFEVDCLNAHNEYRRMHGVEPLKLNRKMCKYSEEWAKALSIKGQMEHRKNSEYGENIYCSWSSNSNHRINGREAVDQWYSEVKIHVFGREPNNLKSGHFTQVVWRDSRELGVAVAKNRNGQIFVVANYSPPGNFVGSFAENVLPLGGGSKHETKAQAMKTYSLSDFSIEGVRHHNELRKKHNVPELKHNEDLTKYAKEWAEKLAAEDRFYHRPDSKYGENIFYLWSSDPNAKVSPKDVCKSWYDEIKDYSFASEPRAMKAGHFTQMIWKGSTEMGMAMARGRNGKIYVVANYNPRGNIVGQFSANVPRPR
- the LOC123295218 gene encoding uncharacterized protein LOC123295218 isoform X3: MASATRTNRSRMKFPASMLDLHRYQSTAHGHDFDGLSRVVMVRKTDQRTFASTKNGEEPKFETITRETIETFHGNRTERKVTSLEKREGIRKSPDLGFHSSSELIHQNGTGAHSKTTTPKKVSSLKKKQPGAKSPEEFANECLEAHNEYRTKHGVPPLTLSKKLCKISQKWADKIAAKGSLEQSNNTDYGENIYCSWSSAADYQPTGREPVDSWYEESKRHQYGTEPNDLRSGHFTQVIWKETTELGVAYSRGKNGRIYVVANYSPPGNFIGDFAENVPPPIDTSKPYTMSGLPTTPSSKSTPTPRPPSSSSTGAEGDFEVDCLNAHNEYRRMHGVEPLKLNRKMCKYSEEWAKALSIKGQMEHRKNSEYGENIYCSWSSNSNHRINGREAVDQWYSEVKIHVFGREPNNLKSGHFTQVVWRDSRELGVAVAKNRNGQIFVVANYSPPGNFVGSFAENVLPLGGGSKHETKAQAMKTYSLSDFSIEGVRHHNELRKKHNVPELKHNEDLTKYAKEWAEKLAAEDRFYHRPDSKYGENIFYLWSSDPNAKVSPKDVCKSWYDEIKDYSFASEPRAMKAGHFTQMIWKGSTEMGMAMARGRNGKIYVVANYNPRGNIVGQFSANVPRPR
- the LOC123295218 gene encoding uncharacterized protein LOC123295218 isoform X2 → MNIENNTGHFMELSRMKFPASMLDLHRYQSTAHGHDFDGLSRVVMVRKTDQRTFASTKNGEEPKFETITRETIETFHGNRTERKVTSLEKREGIRKSPDLGFHSSSELIHQNGTGAHSKTTTPKKVSSLKKKQPGAKSPEEFANECLEAHNEYRTKHGVPPLTLSKKLCKISQKWADKIAAKGSLEQSNNTDYGENIYCSWSSAADYQPTGREPVDSWYEESKRHQYGTEPNDLRSGHFTQVIWKETTELGVAYSRGKNGRIYVVANYSPPGNFIGDFAENVPPPIDTSKPYTMSGLPTTPSSKSTPTPRPPSSSSTGAEGDFEVDCLNAHNEYRRMHGVEPLKLNRKMCKYSEEWAKALSIKGQMEHRKNSEYGENIYCSWSSNSNHRINGREAVDQWYSEVKIHVFGREPNNLKSGHFTQVVWRDSRELGVAVAKNRNGQIFVVANYSPPGNFVGSFAENVLPLGGGSKHETKAQAMKTYSLSDFSIEGVRHHNELRKKHNVPELKHNEDLTKYAKEWAEKLAAEDRFYHRPDSKYGENIFYLWSSDPNAKVSPKDVCKSWYDEIKDYSFASEPRAMKAGHFTQMIWKGSTEMGMAMARGRNGKIYVVANYNPRGNIVGQFSANVPRPR
- the LOC123295218 gene encoding uncharacterized protein LOC123295218 isoform X6; this encodes MIRRSRMKFPASMLDLHRYQSTAHGHDFDGLSRVVMVRKTDQRTFASTKNGEEPKFETITRETIETFHGNRTERKVTSLEKREGIRKSPDLGFHSSSELIHQNGTGAHSKTTTPKKVSSLKKKQPGAKSPEEFANECLEAHNEYRTKHGVPPLTLSKKLCKISQKWADKIAAKGSLEQSNNTDYGENIYCSWSSAADYQPTGREPVDSWYEESKRHQYGTEPNDLRSGHFTQVIWKETTELGVAYSRGKNGRIYVVANYSPPGNFIGDFAENVPPPIDTSKPYTMSGLPTTPSSKSTPTPRPPSSSSTGAEGDFEVDCLNAHNEYRRMHGVEPLKLNRKMCKYSEEWAKALSIKGQMEHRKNSEYGENIYCSWSSNSNHRINGREAVDQWYSEVKIHVFGREPNNLKSGHFTQVVWRDSRELGVAVAKNRNGQIFVVANYSPPGNFVGSFAENVLPLGGGSKHETKAQAMKTYSLSDFSIEGVRHHNELRKKHNVPELKHNEDLTKYAKEWAEKLAAEDRFYHRPDSKYGENIFYLWSSDPNAKVSPKDVCKSWYDEIKDYSFASEPRAMKAGHFTQMIWKGSTEMGMAMARGRNGKIYVVANYNPRGNIVGQFSANVPRPR
- the LOC123295218 gene encoding uncharacterized protein LOC123295218 isoform X4 encodes the protein MPGLVQSRMKFPASMLDLHRYQSTAHGHDFDGLSRVVMVRKTDQRTFASTKNGEEPKFETITRETIETFHGNRTERKVTSLEKREGIRKSPDLGFHSSSELIHQNGTGAHSKTTTPKKVSSLKKKQPGAKSPEEFANECLEAHNEYRTKHGVPPLTLSKKLCKISQKWADKIAAKGSLEQSNNTDYGENIYCSWSSAADYQPTGREPVDSWYEESKRHQYGTEPNDLRSGHFTQVIWKETTELGVAYSRGKNGRIYVVANYSPPGNFIGDFAENVPPPIDTSKPYTMSGLPTTPSSKSTPTPRPPSSSSTGAEGDFEVDCLNAHNEYRRMHGVEPLKLNRKMCKYSEEWAKALSIKGQMEHRKNSEYGENIYCSWSSNSNHRINGREAVDQWYSEVKIHVFGREPNNLKSGHFTQVVWRDSRELGVAVAKNRNGQIFVVANYSPPGNFVGSFAENVLPLGGGSKHETKAQAMKTYSLSDFSIEGVRHHNELRKKHNVPELKHNEDLTKYAKEWAEKLAAEDRFYHRPDSKYGENIFYLWSSDPNAKVSPKDVCKSWYDEIKDYSFASEPRAMKAGHFTQMIWKGSTEMGMAMARGRNGKIYVVANYNPRGNIVGQFSANVPRPR
- the LOC123295218 gene encoding uncharacterized protein LOC123295218 isoform X7: MKFPASMLDLHRYQSTAHGHDFDGLSRVVMVRKTDQRTFASTKNGEEPKFETITRETIETFHGNRTERKVTSLEKREGIRKSPDLGFHSSSELIHQNGTGAHSKTTTPKKVSSLKKKQPGAKSPEEFANECLEAHNEYRTKHGVPPLTLSKKLCKISQKWADKIAAKGSLEQSNNTDYGENIYCSWSSAADYQPTGREPVDSWYEESKRHQYGTEPNDLRSGHFTQVIWKETTELGVAYSRGKNGRIYVVANYSPPGNFIGDFAENVPPPIDTSKPYTMSGLPTTPSSKSTPTPRPPSSSSTGAEGDFEVDCLNAHNEYRRMHGVEPLKLNRKMCKYSEEWAKALSIKGQMEHRKNSEYGENIYCSWSSNSNHRINGREAVDQWYSEVKIHVFGREPNNLKSGHFTQVVWRDSRELGVAVAKNRNGQIFVVANYSPPGNFVGSFAENVLPLGGGSKHETKAQAMKTYSLSDFSIEGVRHHNELRKKHNVPELKHNEDLTKYAKEWAEKLAAEDRFYHRPDSKYGENIFYLWSSDPNAKVSPKDVCKSWYDEIKDYSFASEPRAMKAGHFTQMIWKGSTEMGMAMARGRNGKIYVVANYNPRGNIVGQFSANVPRPR